One window of Cataglyphis hispanica isolate Lineage 1 chromosome 12, ULB_Chis1_1.0, whole genome shotgun sequence genomic DNA carries:
- the LOC126853628 gene encoding cadherin-99C isoform X1, with protein sequence MAKTMTHWFWCLLYVILYLRNAHAKVGLCEVESGQSNIILDIEESRGNAIDQRTVPEELPVSGDPYNETMLELIFPGRAPLFKLNGKKLQLLEPLDRDDENLSHVVFQLSCTVKSTNKKRTIPVIVRVSDINDNAPKFINTPYETTVPELTPVGSTIFKNVDAFDADAGVNGIVEYSIAPGDSSRIGSNEGVGRNRITTADGYGYFSINLPHQGQVTVNRTLDYERTQRYLVTILASDRARNVSERFTSTTTLTVNIRDDDDQDPSFIYQGCMLLDGACINPEYSASVSSGVLSGILNISPEKIQAVDMDSINAPIHYSFLSGNPPNYRDFFEINPNTGAVKQIRAVDTTVTKKFDIIIKAVEVSEAKRSATAKLAITVKPVDSNPPVITASSIEGFVDENAPIGTKVIDESGNPIVLTVSDADLGSDDPKPAYTFELTTNFFAIDPSGVLVVNEENLDRDPPSPGRFRFQVVAREKTGVAASSPLSFIVTLNDVNDNAPLLPMMAPITVQAGETKKQVAKVEATDNDEGENAEITYSIYHVSNNGLHKFKIDPKTGVIESVRKLNAGEQYSITVQATDKGGKYSQTIVEVNVIPGPNTRSPVFQQPVYEVQVSEGASINSTVATITAIDPENDPVSYSIVSGNDLRQFAIGDKSGVITVIRKLDREDLTRYQLLIKAEDTGGLFSTATVNIMVTDINDKNPEFVGLPYEFSVKEGEARKLIGRVHAEDADEGINAEITYFAPDDIPFTVDPETGDVLTKIVLDYEQNDEYKFVVTARDGAPDYRLATATVTVRVIDVEDEVPVFHQSSYEARVKENVPDYNVIQVTADDPDTKKQITYMIKQGDTELFSIDPKTGVIKTIRGLDYESQNQHVLIIGTVENSSDLPGSTTRVVVNVQDVNDIPPVFTSVPRPITLDDDVPIGTTVIDLTAADSDGSAPGNQVRYEIIGRGIASKYFVIDPDTGILRTRDDLRKETDSEYQVDVRAYDMGEPQLSSVTTVPVYVRHVATVPPEIGLGFAENSYNVEVPEDAGDNTLIKIITIINSHAHDTTPLKCEIYSGNEAGLFEANVTEERNCALRLKKGALDYETTESYQIKIKLESLSGLLNSGRNTTMVKIQVLDVNDNKPEFIFPEASQKLAKGRYFAAIPRTAQFSSTVIQVKAHDKDNGKFGKLEYKILEGRGSDYFAIDGSTGIIRTTVTFDNVDSSELPFKFDVRVRDNPNSTDNYNSIVAPVIVNLIGEENLMILVVQDAAPDALQKEAGKIANIIEQKSGLLIGIDRVATRKILTKNGTVETFPQDSDVWFYAVDPDTEAILDRNSTSVMRSIMDKSAMSNITFDVSTLVRANAIDIHAPVMPPEPVRTQTAIAFSGEVFPYALIIIACVILILGIAGIIYICVSWSKYKAYKERMQRMYVMPRYDPVYVEPNLKEYETQVLQMSVPIDDNDSCNDLQLDFSNKNHAFSLDNVSYITKDHGDSTGQQSPVSSEAATTARASSIAGNHGDTNIHSLRRSTLGRKNHGASNTNTLNNRDATPVLNPLYNHGADLLSPSPSNDNVTFRERKDYSHLGFTYLGEQSPVETTTEL encoded by the exons CGATCGATCAGAGAACTGTACCGGAAGAACTTCCAGTGTCCGGTGATCCTTATAACGAGACCATGCTGGAGCTTATCTTTCCTGGAAGGGCGCCTCTTTTCAAATTGAATGGCAAGAAATTGCAGCTTCTCGAACCATTGGATAGAGATGACGAAAATCTCTCGCATGTAGTTTTTCAG CTGAGCTGCACGGTGAAGTCGACCAACAAAAAACGAACGATTCCAGTGATTGTGAGAGTGTCCGATATCAATGATAATGCACCGAAATTCATTAACACTCCCTACGAAACCACTGTGCCGGAG ctCACTCCGGTCGGTTCGACGATCTTCAAGAATGTCGACGCGTTCGACGCCGACGCCGGTGTCAACGGCATCGTTGAATATTCGATCGCACCAGGCGACAGTAGCAGGATCGGTAGCAACGAAGGCGTTGGACGCAACAGAATCACCACCGCCGATGGATACGGCTATTTTAGTATCAACCTGCCGCACCAGGGACAGGTCACGGTCAATCGAACGCTCGATTACGAGAGGACCCAGCGTTATCTCGTCACCATCCTGGCCTCG GATCGAGCGAGGAATGTTTCCGAGAGATTTACATCCACGACCACGTTGACGGTGAACATACGGGACGATGACGATCAAGATCCGTCCTTTATTTATCAAGGCTGCATGCTTTTAGACGGCGCTTGCATTAATCCGGAATATTCCGCGTCG GTATCGAGCGGCGTACTATCCGGTATACTCAATATCTCGCCCGAGAAAATCCAGGCGGTCGACATGGACAGCATAAACGCGCCCATCCACTATTCCTTCCTAAGCGGAAATCCGCCGAATTATCGAGATTTCTTTGAGATCAATCCTAATACCGGGGCGGTGAAGCAAATAAGAGCCGTCGACACGACGGTAACAAAGAAGTTTGATATTATCATCAAG GCGGTTGAGGTGTCAGAAGCGAAACGGTCGGCTACCGCGAAATTAGCGATCACTGTTAAGCCGGTTGACAGCAATCCACCCGTTATAACGGCGTCAAGTATTGAAGGTTTCGTCGATGAGAACGCTCCGATCGGCACAAAGGTCATCGATGAAAGCGGTAATCCCATTGTGCTCACGGTGTCGGATGCTGATCTG GGATCGGATGATCCGAAACCGGCGTACACTTTCGAATTGACCACGAATTTCTTCGCGATCGATCCGTCCGGTGTCCTTGTCGTCAACGAGGAAAATCTGGACCGGGATCCTCCGAGTCCCGGCCGTTTCCGCTTTCAAGTGGTTGCCCGGGAGAAAACGGGTGTGGCCGCGTCGTCGCCTCTGTCATTTATCGTAACCTTAAATGATGTTAACGATAATGCGCCTTTGCTTCCTATGATGGCACCCATCACCGTTCAAGCTGGAGAAACAAAGAAACAAGTGGCAAAG GTGGAAGCCACGGATAATGACGAGGGAGAGAACGCCGAGATAACGTACAGCATCTATCATGTTTCGAACAACGGTTTGCATAAGTTCAAGATAGATCCTAAGACCGGAGTTATCGAATCCGTGAGGAAATTGAACGCTGGCGAGCAATATAGCATCACCGTGCAGGCCACTGACAAGGGTGGCAAATATTCACAGACAATTGTCGAGGTGAACGTCATTCCCGGTCCAAACACCAGAAGCCCCGTGTTCCAGCAGCCGGTGTACGAAGTGCAAGTCAGCGAGGGGGCCTCCATCAATTCTACGGTTGCGACTATCACT GCCATTGACCCAGAAAACGATCCGGTGTCGTACTCGATAGTATCGGGGAACGATTTGCGCCAGTTTGCAATCGGCGACAAATCAGGCGTTATTACCGTTATAAGGAAGCTGGATAGGGAGGACCTGACCCGATATCAGTTG CTGATAAAGGCTGAGGATACCGGCGGTCTCTTCAGCACCGCGACGGTTAATATCATGGTTACCGATATCAACGATAAGAATCCCGAATTCGTGGGCCTTCCTTATGAATTTTCCGTCAAAGAGGGTGAGGCGCGTAAGCTAATCGGCCGCGTACACGCCGAAGATGCCGACGAGGGCATCAATGCCGAGATCACTTATTTCGCACCCGATGACATTCCTTTCACCGTGGATCCCGAGACCGGTGATGTCCTGACAAAGATAGTGTTGGATTACGAGCAAAACGAC GAATATAAATTCGTGGTGACTGCGAGGGATGGAGCTCCCGATTATCGCTTGGCAACCGCGACTGTCACAGTGAGAGTCATAGATGTCGAGGACGAGGTTCCGGTCTTTCACCAAAGCAGTTATGAGGCACGTGTCAAGGAAAACGTGCCTGATTATAATGTGATTCAAGTCACG GCCGATGATCCGGACACAAAGAAGCAAATTACATACATGATCAAGCAAGGGGATACCGAACTCTTCAGCATAGACCCGAAGACCGGAGTCATAAAAACTATCCGCGGTCTCGATTACGAGAGCCAGAATCAGCACGTTCTTATAATAGGCACTGTGGAGAACAGCAGCGATTTACCTGGCTCCACCACTCGCGTTGTTGTTAATGTTCAG GACGTGAACGACATTCCACCGGTATTTACGTCGGTACCGCGTCCCATTACACTAGACGATGATGTCCCTATAGGAACGACCGTGATTGATCTCACGGCCGCGGATTCCGACGGCAGTGCACCAGGGAATCAG GTTCGATACGAGATCATCGGCCGCGGTATCGCCAGCAAGTACTTTGTAATCGATCCCGATACTGGCATACTCCGAACACGAGACGACTTGCGTAAAGAAACTGATTCCGAGTATCAG GTCGACGTACGCGCGTACGACATGGGAGAGCCGCAATTGTCATCCGTGACGACAGTGCCGGTGTACGTCCGTCACGTTGCGACGGTGCCGCCCGAGATTGGTTTGGGTTTCGCCGAGAATTCGTACAACGTCGAGGTGCCCGAGGATGCTGGTGACAATAcgttaataaagataatcacTATCATCAACAGTCACGCTCATGACACCACACCGCTCAAGTGCGAGATTTACAGCGGCAATGAGGCCGGCCTGTTCGAAGCGAATGTCACGGAGGAGCGAAATTGCGCGCTGAGGCTGAAAAAAGGCGCGCTAGATTATGAGACGACGGAGTCTTACCAGATTAAGATCAAGCTGGAATCTCTCTCGGGCTTATTAAACTCGGGCAGAAATACGACTATG GTGAAGATTCAAGTGCTGGATGTAAATGACAACAAACCAGAATTCATCTTTCCGGAGGCGAGTCAGAAGCTCGCGAAGGGACGTTACTTCGCGGCGATTCCGCGTACCGCGCAATTCTCGTCCACTGTTATACAAGTGAAGGCCCACGACAAGGATAATGGCAAATTCGGCAAGCTGGAATACAAGATCCTGGAGGGACGGGGATCCGATTATTTCGCTATCGATGGCTCTACGGGCATAATCAGAACGACGGTGACGTTCGACAACGTTGATTCGTCCGAGCTCCCCTTTAAATTCGACGTTCGCGTGCGAGATAATCCCAATTCGACGGATAATTACAATTCGATCGTCGCGCCGGTGATCGTCAATCTAATCGGAGAGGAGAATCTCATGATTCTGGTAGTGCAGGACGCGGCGCCGGATGCGCTACAGAAGGAGGCCGGCAAGATAGCGAATATAATCGAGCAGAAGAGCGGTCTGCTGATTGGCATCGATAGGGTCGCGACGAGAAAAATTCTGACGAAAAATGGCACTGTGGAAACGTTCCCACAGGATTCCGACGTGTGGTTCTACGCGGTTGACCCGGACACTGAGGCCATACTCGATAGAAATAGCACCAGTGTGATGAG GTCAATCATGGATAAGTCGGCCATGTCGAATATTACATTTGACGTGTCTACGTTAGTGCGAGCGAACGCCATCGACATTCACGCACCCGTGATGCCACCTGAGCCGGTACGAACACAAACCGCGATTGCGTTTAGCGGCGAGGTCTTCCCATACGCGTTGATCATCATCGCCTGTGTGATTTTGATCCTTGGTATTGCCGGCATCATCTACATTTGCGTCTCTTGGTCCAA GTACAAAGCATACAAGGAGCGTATGCAACGCATGTACGTAATGCCGCGTTATGATCCCGTCTATGTGGAACCGAATCTAAAGGAGTACGAGACGCAGGTACTCCAGATGAGTGTGCCGATCGACGACAACGACAGTTGCAATGATTTGCAATTGGACTTTAGCAACAAGAACCACGCTTTCAGCCTGGACAATGTCAGTTACATCACCAAAGATCACGGAGACAGTACtg GCCAACAAAGTCCCGTTAGCTCCGAAGCGGCAACCACGGCGCGCGCTTCCAGCATCGCCGGTAATCACGGTGACACCAATATCCATTCCTTGCGGCGGTCCACGCTGGGTCGAAAGAATCACGGTGCGAGCAACACAAACACCCTGAATAATCGCGACGCGACACCGGTACTTAATCCCTTGTACAATCACGGCGCAGATCTCCTGAGCCCTAGTCCATCCAACGATAACGTCACCttcagagaaagaaaggattaTTCGCATCTCGGATTTACGTATCTAGGTGAGCAGAGTCCCGTGGAGACCACGACGGAATTGTAA
- the LOC126853628 gene encoding cadherin-99C isoform X2, with the protein MNALKEQNALSHSNTQRRHTYVRTITVRSCANSFIHVIGRLMTSVRKRNTRTFVKRTVLKRGREPLPRDTPSALASTWVEKFSTNPGRAIERSIKNDRARNVSERFTSTTTLTVNIRDDDDQDPSFIYQGCMLLDGACINPEYSASVSSGVLSGILNISPEKIQAVDMDSINAPIHYSFLSGNPPNYRDFFEINPNTGAVKQIRAVDTTVTKKFDIIIKAVEVSEAKRSATAKLAITVKPVDSNPPVITASSIEGFVDENAPIGTKVIDESGNPIVLTVSDADLGSDDPKPAYTFELTTNFFAIDPSGVLVVNEENLDRDPPSPGRFRFQVVAREKTGVAASSPLSFIVTLNDVNDNAPLLPMMAPITVQAGETKKQVAKVEATDNDEGENAEITYSIYHVSNNGLHKFKIDPKTGVIESVRKLNAGEQYSITVQATDKGGKYSQTIVEVNVIPGPNTRSPVFQQPVYEVQVSEGASINSTVATITAIDPENDPVSYSIVSGNDLRQFAIGDKSGVITVIRKLDREDLTRYQLLIKAEDTGGLFSTATVNIMVTDINDKNPEFVGLPYEFSVKEGEARKLIGRVHAEDADEGINAEITYFAPDDIPFTVDPETGDVLTKIVLDYEQNDEYKFVVTARDGAPDYRLATATVTVRVIDVEDEVPVFHQSSYEARVKENVPDYNVIQVTADDPDTKKQITYMIKQGDTELFSIDPKTGVIKTIRGLDYESQNQHVLIIGTVENSSDLPGSTTRVVVNVQDVNDIPPVFTSVPRPITLDDDVPIGTTVIDLTAADSDGSAPGNQVRYEIIGRGIASKYFVIDPDTGILRTRDDLRKETDSEYQVDVRAYDMGEPQLSSVTTVPVYVRHVATVPPEIGLGFAENSYNVEVPEDAGDNTLIKIITIINSHAHDTTPLKCEIYSGNEAGLFEANVTEERNCALRLKKGALDYETTESYQIKIKLESLSGLLNSGRNTTMVKIQVLDVNDNKPEFIFPEASQKLAKGRYFAAIPRTAQFSSTVIQVKAHDKDNGKFGKLEYKILEGRGSDYFAIDGSTGIIRTTVTFDNVDSSELPFKFDVRVRDNPNSTDNYNSIVAPVIVNLIGEENLMILVVQDAAPDALQKEAGKIANIIEQKSGLLIGIDRVATRKILTKNGTVETFPQDSDVWFYAVDPDTEAILDRNSTSVMRSIMDKSAMSNITFDVSTLVRANAIDIHAPVMPPEPVRTQTAIAFSGEVFPYALIIIACVILILGIAGIIYICVSWSKYKAYKERMQRMYVMPRYDPVYVEPNLKEYETQVLQMSVPIDDNDSCNDLQLDFSNKNHAFSLDNVSYITKDHGDSTGQQSPVSSEAATTARASSIAGNHGDTNIHSLRRSTLGRKNHGASNTNTLNNRDATPVLNPLYNHGADLLSPSPSNDNVTFRERKDYSHLGFTYLGEQSPVETTTEL; encoded by the exons ATGAACGCGTTGAAAGAACAAAACGCTCTCTCGCATAGTAACACACAACGGCGCCATACATATGTACGCACAATAACGGTTCGCTCGTGCGCGAATTCTTTCATCCACGTCATCGGGAGATTAATGACGAGTGTTAGGAAGAGAAATACGCGGACGTTTGTCAAACGAACGGTATTAAAACGCGGCCGCGAGCCGCTTCCTCGGGATACACCGAGTGCGTTGGCATCGACGTGGGTGGAAAAGTTCTCGACAAATCCGGGACGAGCGATAGAACGGAGTATAAAGAAC GATCGAGCGAGGAATGTTTCCGAGAGATTTACATCCACGACCACGTTGACGGTGAACATACGGGACGATGACGATCAAGATCCGTCCTTTATTTATCAAGGCTGCATGCTTTTAGACGGCGCTTGCATTAATCCGGAATATTCCGCGTCG GTATCGAGCGGCGTACTATCCGGTATACTCAATATCTCGCCCGAGAAAATCCAGGCGGTCGACATGGACAGCATAAACGCGCCCATCCACTATTCCTTCCTAAGCGGAAATCCGCCGAATTATCGAGATTTCTTTGAGATCAATCCTAATACCGGGGCGGTGAAGCAAATAAGAGCCGTCGACACGACGGTAACAAAGAAGTTTGATATTATCATCAAG GCGGTTGAGGTGTCAGAAGCGAAACGGTCGGCTACCGCGAAATTAGCGATCACTGTTAAGCCGGTTGACAGCAATCCACCCGTTATAACGGCGTCAAGTATTGAAGGTTTCGTCGATGAGAACGCTCCGATCGGCACAAAGGTCATCGATGAAAGCGGTAATCCCATTGTGCTCACGGTGTCGGATGCTGATCTG GGATCGGATGATCCGAAACCGGCGTACACTTTCGAATTGACCACGAATTTCTTCGCGATCGATCCGTCCGGTGTCCTTGTCGTCAACGAGGAAAATCTGGACCGGGATCCTCCGAGTCCCGGCCGTTTCCGCTTTCAAGTGGTTGCCCGGGAGAAAACGGGTGTGGCCGCGTCGTCGCCTCTGTCATTTATCGTAACCTTAAATGATGTTAACGATAATGCGCCTTTGCTTCCTATGATGGCACCCATCACCGTTCAAGCTGGAGAAACAAAGAAACAAGTGGCAAAG GTGGAAGCCACGGATAATGACGAGGGAGAGAACGCCGAGATAACGTACAGCATCTATCATGTTTCGAACAACGGTTTGCATAAGTTCAAGATAGATCCTAAGACCGGAGTTATCGAATCCGTGAGGAAATTGAACGCTGGCGAGCAATATAGCATCACCGTGCAGGCCACTGACAAGGGTGGCAAATATTCACAGACAATTGTCGAGGTGAACGTCATTCCCGGTCCAAACACCAGAAGCCCCGTGTTCCAGCAGCCGGTGTACGAAGTGCAAGTCAGCGAGGGGGCCTCCATCAATTCTACGGTTGCGACTATCACT GCCATTGACCCAGAAAACGATCCGGTGTCGTACTCGATAGTATCGGGGAACGATTTGCGCCAGTTTGCAATCGGCGACAAATCAGGCGTTATTACCGTTATAAGGAAGCTGGATAGGGAGGACCTGACCCGATATCAGTTG CTGATAAAGGCTGAGGATACCGGCGGTCTCTTCAGCACCGCGACGGTTAATATCATGGTTACCGATATCAACGATAAGAATCCCGAATTCGTGGGCCTTCCTTATGAATTTTCCGTCAAAGAGGGTGAGGCGCGTAAGCTAATCGGCCGCGTACACGCCGAAGATGCCGACGAGGGCATCAATGCCGAGATCACTTATTTCGCACCCGATGACATTCCTTTCACCGTGGATCCCGAGACCGGTGATGTCCTGACAAAGATAGTGTTGGATTACGAGCAAAACGAC GAATATAAATTCGTGGTGACTGCGAGGGATGGAGCTCCCGATTATCGCTTGGCAACCGCGACTGTCACAGTGAGAGTCATAGATGTCGAGGACGAGGTTCCGGTCTTTCACCAAAGCAGTTATGAGGCACGTGTCAAGGAAAACGTGCCTGATTATAATGTGATTCAAGTCACG GCCGATGATCCGGACACAAAGAAGCAAATTACATACATGATCAAGCAAGGGGATACCGAACTCTTCAGCATAGACCCGAAGACCGGAGTCATAAAAACTATCCGCGGTCTCGATTACGAGAGCCAGAATCAGCACGTTCTTATAATAGGCACTGTGGAGAACAGCAGCGATTTACCTGGCTCCACCACTCGCGTTGTTGTTAATGTTCAG GACGTGAACGACATTCCACCGGTATTTACGTCGGTACCGCGTCCCATTACACTAGACGATGATGTCCCTATAGGAACGACCGTGATTGATCTCACGGCCGCGGATTCCGACGGCAGTGCACCAGGGAATCAG GTTCGATACGAGATCATCGGCCGCGGTATCGCCAGCAAGTACTTTGTAATCGATCCCGATACTGGCATACTCCGAACACGAGACGACTTGCGTAAAGAAACTGATTCCGAGTATCAG GTCGACGTACGCGCGTACGACATGGGAGAGCCGCAATTGTCATCCGTGACGACAGTGCCGGTGTACGTCCGTCACGTTGCGACGGTGCCGCCCGAGATTGGTTTGGGTTTCGCCGAGAATTCGTACAACGTCGAGGTGCCCGAGGATGCTGGTGACAATAcgttaataaagataatcacTATCATCAACAGTCACGCTCATGACACCACACCGCTCAAGTGCGAGATTTACAGCGGCAATGAGGCCGGCCTGTTCGAAGCGAATGTCACGGAGGAGCGAAATTGCGCGCTGAGGCTGAAAAAAGGCGCGCTAGATTATGAGACGACGGAGTCTTACCAGATTAAGATCAAGCTGGAATCTCTCTCGGGCTTATTAAACTCGGGCAGAAATACGACTATG GTGAAGATTCAAGTGCTGGATGTAAATGACAACAAACCAGAATTCATCTTTCCGGAGGCGAGTCAGAAGCTCGCGAAGGGACGTTACTTCGCGGCGATTCCGCGTACCGCGCAATTCTCGTCCACTGTTATACAAGTGAAGGCCCACGACAAGGATAATGGCAAATTCGGCAAGCTGGAATACAAGATCCTGGAGGGACGGGGATCCGATTATTTCGCTATCGATGGCTCTACGGGCATAATCAGAACGACGGTGACGTTCGACAACGTTGATTCGTCCGAGCTCCCCTTTAAATTCGACGTTCGCGTGCGAGATAATCCCAATTCGACGGATAATTACAATTCGATCGTCGCGCCGGTGATCGTCAATCTAATCGGAGAGGAGAATCTCATGATTCTGGTAGTGCAGGACGCGGCGCCGGATGCGCTACAGAAGGAGGCCGGCAAGATAGCGAATATAATCGAGCAGAAGAGCGGTCTGCTGATTGGCATCGATAGGGTCGCGACGAGAAAAATTCTGACGAAAAATGGCACTGTGGAAACGTTCCCACAGGATTCCGACGTGTGGTTCTACGCGGTTGACCCGGACACTGAGGCCATACTCGATAGAAATAGCACCAGTGTGATGAG GTCAATCATGGATAAGTCGGCCATGTCGAATATTACATTTGACGTGTCTACGTTAGTGCGAGCGAACGCCATCGACATTCACGCACCCGTGATGCCACCTGAGCCGGTACGAACACAAACCGCGATTGCGTTTAGCGGCGAGGTCTTCCCATACGCGTTGATCATCATCGCCTGTGTGATTTTGATCCTTGGTATTGCCGGCATCATCTACATTTGCGTCTCTTGGTCCAA GTACAAAGCATACAAGGAGCGTATGCAACGCATGTACGTAATGCCGCGTTATGATCCCGTCTATGTGGAACCGAATCTAAAGGAGTACGAGACGCAGGTACTCCAGATGAGTGTGCCGATCGACGACAACGACAGTTGCAATGATTTGCAATTGGACTTTAGCAACAAGAACCACGCTTTCAGCCTGGACAATGTCAGTTACATCACCAAAGATCACGGAGACAGTACtg GCCAACAAAGTCCCGTTAGCTCCGAAGCGGCAACCACGGCGCGCGCTTCCAGCATCGCCGGTAATCACGGTGACACCAATATCCATTCCTTGCGGCGGTCCACGCTGGGTCGAAAGAATCACGGTGCGAGCAACACAAACACCCTGAATAATCGCGACGCGACACCGGTACTTAATCCCTTGTACAATCACGGCGCAGATCTCCTGAGCCCTAGTCCATCCAACGATAACGTCACCttcagagaaagaaaggattaTTCGCATCTCGGATTTACGTATCTAGGTGAGCAGAGTCCCGTGGAGACCACGACGGAATTGTAA